TTGAAGAGTTGGTAGCAGGCGCTGGGGCTGGCCAGGAGCAGCCGAAAACCCTGGGGACGGAGAGGGGTGATTTGGGGGCAGCAGTGTGATGGCTGCACCCTACAAAATGCACCCCAGGCAAGGGCTGCCTACCTTCCGATCAGGAGCGGGGATGAAGCTGAGGAACTCATCGACGTGCCCGACGTGGAGCCAGTCGGAGTAGAGCTCCACGGGTGCTTGCACCCGCTGCGCGAAGAGGAAATCCCGCACAGCCCTGGCCATCCGCCGGCCGCCGAACCTGGGGGGCACGAGTGGGGTGACAGCCCCAGGGTGAGGGGCACCTCTCGGCGGCATACCCCCAAAAAACCCGGCCCCTCAcctggggaagctgctgccGATCAGGATGCGGCCCAGCGGGTACTCCTTGCCCCCCACCGTCACCGGCGGGCTGACCTCCAGGTTGCCGAAGGAGTCGAGGCTGGAGGCATCCTTCAGCACGTCCCGAGCCACGTAGCCAAAATCAGGGCCCTCGGGGGGGGGAAAGCAAGGATGACTTTAAAAGCCCTTCTCAGGGATGCCAAAACCCCAAAGCACAACGCCCCTTTACCAAATGTGCCTGCTGACTCAGCTAATCCTCTTCCCATAAGTGCAAAAACAGAGATGTATCCATTATAGAGGCACAGATTCATcagggttggaaaggaccttcaagatcatcacatccaaccatcaacctgacctactgagtcccaccACTAAACCCTGGTCCTTAGTgatttatcatcatcatcatcatcatcttgcAGACTGCCTCAGTGTAGCGATACGCCTCGCTAATGCCAGGAAGGTAGGTGGACGGAGAACACGTCCCATGGGTACCAGGATGCTCTTGACGGGGAAATCCTTCAGCCCTAGGTCACGGGGTGAGTCGAAGACCACAGGGAACGTCTTATGGGGGGCTTGCACATAGCCAAATTCAACCTCATCCTGTGGaggcagcagagaagagggggGAGCCCcgtggagctgcagggctgcacccCAGGGGGGTCTCAGCCCCCTCGGGCACCCACCTGGATCCAGCGGTCGTTGCGGTTCTCTGGCAGCGGGCAGATGGTCACAGGGCACTTGGCTTCCTCAGCCATGGCGCTGACGGCTGCCACAAAGTCCTCGTTGTCCTCCACACTGGGAATCGAAGAGGCACAGAGGTGGGGATGCGGCGGAGCCAGGCAGGATGTGGCCACCGCATGCCACCACCCACCTGCACACGAAGACCTCCAGCGGCGCCAGCGTGTTGGGCGTCATGATCCAAGGAGCCACGCGGAAAACCACCGTGTCCGTGAAGATCGGTATCTCCAGCAAGCCCTGCAAGGATGGGGGGGCCACAAGGATGGACCATCGCTCCCCCCTTTATGTGTAAAACCCAGCCCGATTTATGGCGTTACCTTCTCGGGGCTCTCCAGCAGAGTGACATGGAAGGACACCAGCCCTGAAAAGCTGGCGTCGGGGAAGGAGAGCCCCTCCACGAAGAAGGTGCTCTCCTCCTGGTGCCGGCTGGGCTTCACGGCGTAGGCGAGCTTCTCACCCCCCAGCACGTGCTTGTACTCCTCCAGCGAGACGCTGTCTGCAGACACAAGCCGCGCCCTTGAGTGCCCACCCTCGACCTGCAGGGTTTCACCTCCGCTTCTTCACTTAAAGCCTTGCGACAGGGGCAGCTCGCCCCGCGGCCACTGCGCCGGGCATCGGGCTTGCACGTGGAGCCTTGCGGCGAGCACACCACCATCCGGCACCCTCACCAAAAGCAACCCCCCCCGGCATGCAATTGAGAGGTGTCTGCTCTCATTTTACCCACCCCACCCCATTAACACAGGGGTCTACAGCGGCCCCCCGCCCTGGTGCCGGCACTCACTGCCGCCGTAGAAAACGCCGACTTTGTCAGCGTCGCCGAAATCCACGTGGAGAACAAGGCGGTGGCCGGTGAAGATGGTGCGGGGACCACGCGTCCGCAGCACCATCTGCGACATGTCCTTCAGGTCTAGGGTGACAGCGAGGACAAGTTGGGGAGGAAAGTCatggaaagcaaggaaaagcagaaaaagtgaGCCAGGTGTGCAGCGGTACCCTCGTAGGAGCGCACGGCGGTGTCGCGGTTATCCATCACCCGGCTCTTGGGGTCGTCGCGGTCACAGTTCACCAGCAGGATGGCGCCGTGCCCGTCGGGACCCCACATCCATGTGGCCTGGGGACAGCAAAGCGGGGCTGAGGACACCGTCAGGGACAGCGATGGGGTCGGGGGCTGCAGTCCCCACATTACCTTGTCCATCAGCGTCCTGCCCACTGACCCGCTGCGGCTGGTGTCGGCATCCAGTGAGACGTCTGCGGGGACAGGGATGCTCATCGGGGCGGGCGCCGCAGTGACACCGCGTTTTAGGGACAAAGCAGCCCAACTTACCCACGCAGGTGAGGTACAGCATGGCTCTGCCCACCGGCACCCCGCTGGCCTCCCCAAAATAGGAAATCCTGACCTGCAACACAGCCGGCGAGCTCAGAGTCATCCAGAGAGGGGCTGGATCCTCCTGGATGGCCGGCACCAACCTTTTCATCACCGACGTCCTTGCTGAGCGCCTCCATGGTCAGCAGCACCTCGGTGCTGGCGGCCAGGGGCCAGCGGCAGACGCTGGAGGGCAGCTTCACGCTCTGCGTCTCGTGCACCACATAGACCTTCACGCCCGGTGTCCCCTGCACGTGGAAGGCAACGGCATCTTTGGGCGCCGACCTGGGGGGGAGCGCAGCAGTGAGAGCCACAGGGGTGCTTTGGGCACTGCTGCAGCGGTACAGTGCTAGGTGTGCAGGTGTAACAAGTCCTGCAAGGTGCGATTGCAACAAACCCTGCAGAACGCGAAGAATCTTGCAATGTGCAGCAAGTCCTGCAATGTTTGATTGCAATGAATCCTGCAAAATGTAACAAGTCCTACAACATTGAATCAAAGCCGGCAGTGTCCAGCTGTGACAAATCCTGCCATATTCAATTGCAACAAACGCTGCAAACTGCAACAAGTCCTGCAATATTCAACTGTGACAAATGCTGCCATATTCAAATGCAACAAAACCTGCAATATGCAACAGCAACAGATCCTGCAGCGTTCAGTTTTGTCAAATCCTGCCATATGCCACCAATGCTGCAATATTCGTTTATATTCAACTGCAACAAAAACTCAGagcatatttattattattatttttgcatgggGTGTCCCAAACATTTGCAATTTGCCCCGCAGCAGCAAATACATCCCCGTCAGAGCGAAGCAGAGCCATGACAGTTGCAAGACCCAAGATGGGGCCGGAGGGAAGTGCCGGCggccaggcaggctgcagcctgcatCGCTCGTGCCAGCGCAGAGGACATGGCCGGGGCAGGATCCATCCGCAGGGACCTGCTGAAGTGCCGTGAGGAGGGGGGAGAACccccccctcctgctgctgctggtgcccatGGGTCAGCAACCGTGTTTTGGGCAGCGTGGAGATGCacaaaacaatagaaaatgCAGAACCGAACCAAGttggaaaatagaaaagcaaaacttgcTGCTGGAAAGAACTTGAAACTGGGCTGGGGCCAGCAAAGCTGGTAAAACACACAGATGGCTGGAGGTAACGCCCCGGTAAGCAGCGCCTCCACGGTTTAACTCTCTGGACTCCCCTGAACAGGGGAATAATTCTACTTCACCCCGATCAGAGGACGCAGGAGCCCCTGGCATGGGATGCTCAAGTGAGGAAGAGAAGTGCAGCCAGATGCACCACCTGGAGCTCCCTGGGGGTTTTTGCACCCAAAAGCTCTTTCTCCTTGGTGTTTGCAAACTCCTCCTTTGCATCCCGAGCACTGTGCAGCCGCCACGGGCACTGGTGGGTGCAATCCCACCCTACAGCGAGCACCAGTGGGCGCGATCCCCTTCCTTCAGATGCTGAGACCCCCTGGGGAGCCCACCCGGCGCAGCAGCATTGCCTCCCTTGGCTCAGCCCACCCACCACTATTTTTACCCTCTCCTCAACTAATCCAGCCTTTAATTCCTccaggaagagggggaaaaataagcCAAAAGCAGGTTTTTGGATACCGTGGCCACTTACCCCACGACATCGAGGGAGAGCTCGGTGCCCAGCACGCAGACGGTGCTGGTGGGGCGCTGGGTGCAGAGGTGGACACGGCGCTGCTGGGCCATGCCGGcggcacccttgggtgctgtgATGGGCGGCACGAGGGGATTATAAAGCCTGGCCGCGGGGAGGGGATTAACCAACGCTTGGCCTGATCCCACCTCTGGGCTGTCAGCTGGGTGCGCACTGCTGAGCTTTCCGGCGACAAAGCATGAATCAGCGGCAGGGGAACGCACCCCAAGAACGcccccagcctctgctttcTCCCAAAcggtgctttttttccccaacataACAAAGAAACGCTGCCACCCTGGAGAACCCCACGccataaaatattcagtgcGACACCAGAGCTGAGCTGGTGGCGTGCCAGCACAGGGCTCAGAGGGGTTTTATTTCCCGGTGCCGCCGCGACACGCTCCTCCCAGGGCTCCTTGCACAGACAACAATGAAAGGTTTTATTCTCCCAGCtgggaaaaagcaacaaaactgctttaatgtttctttttttgggcGCGACCTCGGCGCTTTGCCCATCCGTTGCACGGGATGGCATCCGGGACGTCACCTGCATTAGGGACAGCAAAACCCACTGCAGTTTGGCccatctttgttttaattaaaatcctCTTTGGGGCGTAGGAGAGGCCTTTGTTGATGCACCTGTCCTCCTCCAACTCACAGCATTGTGGGGGTCACGCGCTGCTGAAATTCAATATTTCACCtccgtgctggggctggggaagtTGGGAAACTCAGCCAAGCCCCATCCATGGGGAAAATCAGGTTGGAGGGACAAGAAATCACCTTTTTTCCAAAACCAGGGCCCTGAAATGGGACGTGTGACCCTTCTGGTACTTTGCACCATGTATCACAGCCTGCAAATTACCCCATAAAAGTGTTTTTAGCCCCACAGTAGCTGCCAGGTCAGCACTGCCATGTGCCAGAGCAGCTTGGTGCTGCTTTTGGTTCCTGCTGCCACTTCCTGCTTGCCCAGGCCAGGGGCACAAACACGACACGGGGCAGCGCCGCAGCTGCTTGCAAAGAAAAGGCGGAGAGGAACAGAGGAGGGAGCAGCTGCAAAGGGGGAAAAGATCGCAGGTGCATGGAAGAGTTGGTGCATCAGCAGGAGGATGTTTACGGAGCTGTTGCAATGGGTAAacataaaggggaaaaagaaatgctctCATTGGCATCTGggaaatgctttgcacaagcaTGGGGCTTCACCTTTGTGCTGCACGGGGTAAGAGGTGTCGCAACGAATgggaggggatttgggggctgATGTGGGGAGTCTGGGGGATGATTCACTATGAAGCTGGGACAAGGGACTGTAGGATAGCTGGGATGGAGTCCCAGACCCCAAGGTAGCATGATGAATGCTGCCTTGATTGCAGCACACTCACAAAAACCCTTCTGATAACAAAAACAGGTTTCCAACTTTTTCAACCAAGCTGAGACAGGACAGGCCGCGAGGAAATGCTGCACCTCGGTGCTCATATTGGCAAAACGCTTTATTTTGAGATGCTCCAAATCCACCCTCATCCACCATCGGGACGGACTGGAGCTCCTGCCTGGGCACTTCAGGGCACCACGTGCCACCACTTGGCAGCTAGGGGCTTGCGGCGGACGTTGGTGCCACAGTGGACGTCGCCAAAGAGGACGTGGTAGGAGAAGTAGTCATTGATGAAGGTGCAGGAGAGCCCCAGGGGCTCGAGCAGCGCCCGCACGCGCTCCTCCAGGCAGCACTGCCCGGCCACCAGTGGCCCGAAGGGCTTGGGGATGCCCAGGtgcctgcccagcaccagcatGTTCACCTGCGGACGGACCAAAAAGCAGGGTTTTTTTCACccaaaaaggtgaaaaaggagGGTGCAGAAgggaggaggtggtggggagggaggagaaggggcaCTGGGGGGGTATCACCATGTCTGGGAAGTAGGCGTCCGCACGGGAGCCATTCAGGATGAAGAGCTGGGGGATGTCGATGATGTCCTGCTcgctcagccccagctcctgcttcaGGAGGTCGCGGTTCCAGTCAATGCAGCGCTGCAGAGAGCGGGGACTCTGACTTGCCTCCCCAAATCCCTTGCACGGACCCCTGTGGGCCCTATTGCAGCCCAGGCCCCATGTTCTCCACTGCATTCTTTTTGAGAGACCTCCTGAACCCACCCCAACCCAAGCAACCTCCTGCCTTGGGTTTCACACCTCCCACTGGGACAAAAGCCGAGGCCCAGccagcacccaagggtgctcaGCCCCTTTGCAGCTGCTCCCCTTGCGTGCATCAACCACCCGGCAGTCATACGCGAGCAGAGGCGCTCCCCAAATCCACCCTGGCTACAAAACCCCCGTGCACCTGCACATGCTTGTTGTCGTTCCTCAGCCCCTCATCCGCCAGGATGTCGTCGATGCTCCTCCGCTCGGTGCCCGACATCCCTGTGTGGGGACGGCAGTGCAGCGGTGAGGGACGCCGCTGGCACCCGCTGCCACTGGGACTCCCTCGCCCGCCGCCTTACCCACGAGCTGTGTGGCTTCACCATGGCcctgcctctgcttctcctgGAAGAGCTTGTAGCAGGCGGTGGGGCTGGCCAACAGGAGCCGGAAACCCTGTGTGGATGAGCCCAaaagattgtttgttttttttcgtGCAAATAGGAGATTTTCACGTGCCAGCCCATGCATGTCCAAACCCAGCCCCAGGGGTTGCACAGGGCACTCATCGTTTTCCAGGAAGCCAACCCAAAAGGAAGGCGATTCACACACAGGGCTGGCCTTGCCTTTTGCTCAGAAGCCAagttgttgtgttgtgttttttttttttttctctgctgatttGCCAAAATAAAGGGCTTTCTGCATCAGCAGCAGATGCCACATGTGACACTGGGGATGCAGGGACACTACCTTCCTGTCGTATGCAGGGACAAAGGTGAGGAACTCGTCCACGTGGCCCACACTCAGCCACTCCGAGTAGATCTCCACCGGTGCTTGCACCTTCTGGGCGTAAAGGAAATCCCTGACCACCTTCGACATCCGCCGGCCGGAGGccctgggggcagagggaggaggaggaggaggaggagacggAGGCGATCGCACCCCTTGGTGAGATCTGTCCCCAAAATGCCCGACGCAGAGGGGACAAGTCGCACCAGCGCATCCCATTTTGATGGGAAATGCCAGCATTTCTGCCCACTTGTAGCCATTTCAGGAGGGAAGAGGTGGGAAATCAAGCAAATCCGACGGCCAAAGCAAATCATCGAATCCCAAACTCCCACTAATCTGCTAACACAATGCATGGGGTATATAGACGTATACGTACAGATGTACCTTTACAAAGATAAATGCATATAACTGTACTGTTATATAGATATGTGCATATAggtgtatacacatatatgtttgcatataaatgtattggtatataaatatatgcacgCAGATATATCCATGTATATCTATATGTGCATTACATTCCTCCATTCTGCTTCAGCACATTCCCCGCTGAAATGGGCACAAGGCTTAATTCACCCCATCCTTGCGAGCCTTAAATCCCTCCCTACGTTTTCTTagacagccagcagcaggctgagaaaacattaattaaaaccTCTTGTAATAAGGGATAATTACAGCCCCAGCGAGGCTGGGAAAATCCCATTTTCCCGTCAGGGTAAGTGAGGCACTGAGCGccgcagcagcacagcttgctCCGTTTGCTGTCCTGGCTCAAATCCTGTCCAGACTCAGCCCTGTTGTTGTTTATCTGGATGAAGAGCCGCCTTTGTGCGGGCTTTGCAGGGTGCTGTTGTTCCCTGCCCACAGCTGCTGCCGAGGGCAGAGCAAAAACAATTTCCAGTTATTCAAGGTTTTACCCTTTTCTGAACtcccttgcttttcctttcaagaaaaatagGCATGGTGCTTAGGGTGCTGTAGGATCAGAGTGAAAGCACCAACATTTTGGGAGGGGGAAATAATCATAGCGGTGCATGAAGGATTTTGCACGGGGAGAAGGAACAGCAACGCGGTTTGCATGTGAAATTTGCACATGGGATTTAGCCTGGAATTTTCCACTCACTGCAGCCACTCCCCACAGTTTTCGACACTTTCCTGTCTcaccagggcagggggctgccgaTCAGGATGCGGCCCAGCGGGTACTCCTTGCCCCGCACCGTCACCGGTGGGCTCACATCCAGGTTGCCGAAGGAGTCGAGGCTGGAGGCTTCATGTCCAGGGGGTTCGCGGGTCACATAGCCAAAGTCGGGGCCCTGGGGAAAGAGGGGAGCAGTGATGGGAGCCGCTGCCAGCCCCAAGAGAGGATTTTTGGGGAGAAAGGGGTTAGCAATGCCCTGACGCACCAGgatctttttaaaagcaaagtccTTCAAGCCTCTGTTCCTGGGTGAGTCGAAGACCACAGGGAAGGTCTTGTGCGGTGCTTCCACGTAGCCGAACTCCAGCTCATCCTGttgggggaagagaggagaaggaggaggaggaggaaggctcctGGGGGTGATAGCCATCTGGGCGAAGCATGCGGTGAGGGTGGAGCAGGAAACGGGGAGATCCTGGCACAACTCGGCTGCTGCCCAAACCCCAGAGCTCCCTGGTTGTGCCGGGGGGACCGGGGGTGACGCCCTGCCCACCACTGCGGTGCCTGGGACAGGTCCCCCCCACGTGAGCAATTCACAGCCACGAGGACCAGCAGAACAGGGCTGGGGTTTGCTGGGGGAACATGTGGCCATCCACCCGCGTACCCGGCGTCCCGCTGGCAAGGCACCACACGGTCACCCTTGCAACGCCCTATGGGTTCCCTTTTGCAAGGGGTCCCCACTTGCAATGCCCCTTGGAGTCCCCCTTGCAATGCCCCACAAGGTTCTTTCAGTGGGGTCTCTCTTGCAATGGGGTCCCTCTTGCAATGCCTCATGGGGTTCCTTTTGCAGTGGGGGCCCTGTTGTAATGCCCCATGGTGTTTCTTTTGCAGTGGGGTCCTTCTTACAGTAGAGCCCCACTTGCATGTGGGGTGTCTCCTCTAATAACCCACATGGTTCTTTCAATAGGATCCCTCTTACAGTGGGGTCCCACTGGTAATGGGGTCCCTCTTGCAATGTCCCCAGGGTCCAAGCAACACTCTTGttgccaccaccagcagcattTCCCCATGTTTTAGCTCATGGTTGTCCAGTTCATCTCTTAGCATCTGTGTGCTTCCCCCGAGCAATGCAGCTCATCCCTCCCGGGGTGTCAGCAGTGGGGACAACACCCTGTGTGCCCCGTGAGCCCGTAAGAAGCACCAGAAGAGACGCGTATTACAAGCATCGAGTGATGACCTGGATCCAGCGGTCACTCCGGCTTTCGACCTCTGAGCAGATGGTCAGCTTGCAGTTGGCTTTCCTCAACAGGGCCTGGAGCTCCTCCAGAAAGACCTCGTTGGAGTTTATGCCCCTCTTGATgctggggggagaggaaggagtgAAGGCTGTAAGGAGGGACCACAGAAGACCTCTCATCCCAACCGTGCAGCACATTTCTCATCCCTAGTGCACTGGGCAATAGCTTTGCATGAGGTTAGCTCTTGGAGAAGGTCCTTCAACCTTCTCCTTGGGGATGCAATGAGCGCAGCAGTGCCAGAGGGGTACCGACAGCAACATTAGGCTCCAGTACAGCATGCGTGAAACAAGGAAGGGTCAAAAGCTTCTCCTTGGAGAGTCCCCAAGCCTGGGGAGTGATGATGGGGTGACATCCCTCCTACCTGCAGACAAAAACCTCCAGAGGCTGCTGGGTGTTGGGTGTCATTATCCAGGGTGCCATACGGAAAACTACCGTATCCGTGAAAATCGGGGTGCCCGGCGAATACTGCAAGAGGCGaaatgctggagagcagcagtcAAAAACCCCAGTAGGTGCTTTGCGTGAGACAGGGACGGGGCAGACCCCACGTACCTTATGGGGGACCTCCAGTAAGCTGACGCTGAAGGAAACCAACCCGGAGAAGCCCGCATCAGGGAAAGCCAACCCTTCCACGTAGAAGGTGTTTTCTCCACTGCCGACACGGTCTAGCACATAGGAGAGCTTACCCGGCCCCAGCACGGGTTTGTACTGGGGGTGTGAGTCACTCCCTGCAGAAACACCGAAATAGCCAGCCCAGCACGGGGCGGCCACCCCATCCAGAGGGCTGGAAAGAGGCACCAGCGAGGAGGTGGCTGATGCCAGCGTGGTTTGCAGAGGAGCGGGTGTGCCTGCTCTTCTCTGGGGAACACACTTGATCTGCTTGTACAAAGAGGACTCTATGCCCTCAGGTCAAACCCTTTCAAGGTGCGTGTCTCAAGTTAAGCATCTAATGATATACTTGGCTCCTCTGACCTGATTTTCGGCAGGGAACTGCTGGGATCCACCAACCGGGGTGTTCAAAGGCAAAGCGCGCAGCCCGACGAGATGGGCTGCTTTGGCGCCTGGGACTCTGCCTGCGCCGCAGAGGTGCCAGCAGCCACTGGGGGGTTATCTGCTTGTGAAGCTCTCAAAACTTCAGCAATCCCACTCAAcagagccttttttttaaattatttttccctgtacaGTTTTTAAGCTCCCCATATAGCCCCATCTTCTAGAACAGCAGAGGAACTTTGGGGATAAACAGGTATTTCCAGCAAGCGCTGGCACCCAGCCCTTAT
This window of the Cygnus olor isolate bCygOlo1 chromosome 21, bCygOlo1.pri.v2, whole genome shotgun sequence genome carries:
- the LOC121058199 gene encoding protein-arginine deiminase type-1-like, which translates into the protein MLGKKSTVWEKAEAGGVLGVRSPAADSCFVAGKLSSAHPADSPEVGSGQALVNPLPAARLYNPLVPPITAPKGAAGMAQQRRVHLCTQRPTSTVCVLGTELSLDVVGSAPKDAVAFHVQGTPGVKVYVVHETQSVKLPSSVCRWPLAASTEVLLTMEALSKDVGDEKVRISYFGEASGVPVGRAMLYLTCVDVSLDADTSRSGSVGRTLMDKATWMWGPDGHGAILLVNCDRDDPKSRVMDNRDTAVRSYEDLKDMSQMVLRTRGPRTIFTGHRLVLHVDFGDADKVGVFYGGNSVSLEEYKHVLGGEKLAYAVKPSRHQEESTFFVEGLSFPDASFSGLVSFHVTLLESPEKGLLEIPIFTDTVVFRVAPWIMTPNTLAPLEVFVCSVEDNEDFVAAVSAMAEEAKCPVTICPLPENRNDRWIQDEVEFGYVQAPHKTFPVVFDSPRDLGLKDFPVKSILGPDFGYVARDVLKDASSLDSFGNLEVSPPVTVGGKEYPLGRILIGSSFPRFGGRRMARAVRDFLFAQRVQAPVELYSDWLHVGHVDEFLSFIPAPDRKGFRLLLASPSACYQLFKEKQEQGFGEAAMFQGLQAVPKPTINEILANEVLRKFNSYVQNCISWNRDILKRELGLAEQDIIDIPQLFQGNEQAHANAFFPDMVNMLVLGRHLGIPKPFGPLVAGQCCLEERMRALLEPLGLSCTFINDYFSYHVHSGEVHCGTNVRRKPFAFKWWRMVL
- the LOC121058202 gene encoding protein-arginine deiminase type-1-like isoform X2; the encoded protein is MTKPMFNSRWPLDPDIEVVVTIDVTSKTVNDNKVKISYYGREENELSVAWLYLTCVDISLDVDVSRNGRVRSKGKDKAKWTWGPDGQGAVLLVNCDRDSPGAVGTDSGQVDIRTSADLQDMSVMLLRTQGPSNIFAEYQLVLHVPESDADKVRVFHAIRSDSHPQYKPVLGPGKLSYVLDRVGSGENTFYVEGLAFPDAGFSGLVSFSVSLLEVPHKYSPGTPIFTDTVVFRMAPWIMTPNTQQPLEVFVCSIKRGINSNEVFLEELQALLRKANCKLTICSEVESRSDRWIQDELEFGYVEAPHKTFPVVFDSPRNRGLKDFAFKKILGPDFGYVTREPPGHEASSLDSFGNLDVSPPVTVRGKEYPLGRILIGSPLPWASGRRMSKVVRDFLYAQKVQAPVEIYSEWLSVGHVDEFLTFVPAYDRKGFRLLLASPTACYKLFQEKQRQGHGEATQLVGMSGTERRSIDDILADEGLRNDNKHVQRCIDWNRDLLKQELGLSEQDIIDIPQLFILNGSRADAYFPDMVNMLVLGRHLGIPKPFGPLVAGQCCLEERVRALLEPLGLSCTFINDYFSYHVLFGDVHCGTNVRRKPLAAKWWHVVP
- the LOC121058202 gene encoding protein-arginine deiminase type-1-like isoform X1; protein product: MPQRQVVKMSTSRASYGVCVLGTEVFLDTHRSTPKGATSFDVHATSAVTVHIIHNPMTKPMFNSRWPLDPDIEVVVTIDVTSKTVNDNKVKISYYGREENELSVAWLYLTCVDISLDVDVSRNGRVRSKGKDKAKWTWGPDGQGAVLLVNCDRDSPGAVGTDSGQVDIRTSADLQDMSVMLLRTQGPSNIFAEYQLVLHVPESDADKVRVFHAIRSDSHPQYKPVLGPGKLSYVLDRVGSGENTFYVEGLAFPDAGFSGLVSFSVSLLEVPHKYSPGTPIFTDTVVFRMAPWIMTPNTQQPLEVFVCSIKRGINSNEVFLEELQALLRKANCKLTICSEVESRSDRWIQDELEFGYVEAPHKTFPVVFDSPRNRGLKDFAFKKILGPDFGYVTREPPGHEASSLDSFGNLDVSPPVTVRGKEYPLGRILIGSPLPWASGRRMSKVVRDFLYAQKVQAPVEIYSEWLSVGHVDEFLTFVPAYDRKGFRLLLASPTACYKLFQEKQRQGHGEATQLVGMSGTERRSIDDILADEGLRNDNKHVQRCIDWNRDLLKQELGLSEQDIIDIPQLFILNGSRADAYFPDMVNMLVLGRHLGIPKPFGPLVAGQCCLEERVRALLEPLGLSCTFINDYFSYHVLFGDVHCGTNVRRKPLAAKWWHVVP